Part of the Lolium rigidum isolate FL_2022 chromosome 6, APGP_CSIRO_Lrig_0.1, whole genome shotgun sequence genome, CCAGGATAACAACCTGACGGGGGTATGTGTGTGAACACTGTTGTTTCAAACAAATGGCCAATTATACTCCATTGTACAATGGTGATGGAGACTACTGGACATCCAAGATTTGATCCACACCGTCCGCGGGCTGTGTAGTCCATTGCCGTGACATTATTACAGATTTTGATTTTCCTCACAAGAATTAATCACATGGCCATCTCTGAGTCGATATTTTTCCTTTTCACCAGTCATTTCTGGTCATTTCAATGTAGTAACACCCTGCATCAATGAAGACAAAAGTGTGGTCGACCGCCGTCTTAGCCTGCTCTCTTCAGGTAAGCCATCACGCCAAGGCCAGCAACCAGGGCTGCCCCAGCCGCAACAGTGCTGTACGCGGAAGCCCATGCATCCCTTCCAGCATACTCGAAATCTGCTGAGGTGGCTCCTCGCTTACGACGGCCAATGCCAGAGTAATCCAAGTGCAACCTTAAACTCTGCAGGAGGGTGTAAGTTAGACCAACCCTTGGTAGAGAGGAAGAGCAGCTTTGTATGAACGGTGTTACCTTCCAACCGATTTGTCTAGAATGGTCCACAGCTGCTATAAGGTCGGCGTCTGATGAAAGTATGACCTTAtcatgatcttcatcttcatACTGTGAAATGGTGTCACGGAAGAAGAAATGTCAGAAATTGACATAATGATACATGCATAGAGGTACATGCTGAGGATGGAGCTTGGCCAGTACCAAAATTTGAGGCAGGTTCAATTTATCAATGTCATCGCCAAGCCTTTGTAAGATGGAAGTTATCAGGTCTGTAAGACTGCTCGTGTCTGAAATTTGCAATGTCAAACATGAACCTCACAAACTGTAGTATAACTACTGAGCATGAAACCAGGCAAAATGATGATACAATTCCATTTAGCGTGAAATCAAAATGAAAGTGCATACCGCAGTTAAATCTGTGCATCCTGCCTTGTTTGTCCTGAATCTTGAACCCAAAAGTGTTTGATAAGCCTGAAGCTGGATAGAATGCTGATCGTCCTATATCTGTTGCCTCAGATGCCACTTTTGTTGACCCTTCACTGAGAAATGCCATAATAATTTAGCACGAAAAACCCGTCTCATCAGAATGATAAGGTGCAAAAGAGATGCTAACCTTCtggagtcatcatcatcatcaagcggCCCACTTGACATTGCTGAATCCCAGAACctctgcatcatggaagaagtcgCCTCAGAGCCAGTTGCTGCGCTGTTTCCTACCTGAATACAACAAGAAGTTATAAAAACAAAACAGGCATGATATCTGTAGAAGTAATACAAAAGGATGTAATGAACGAGAACAAGACAATGCCCGTAAGTTAAGCTGCAGCAATTTTTAGCAGACTATGTAGCGGTTACACTATCTAATGGTCCATATTATTTATATATCTAACACTTTGGTAACAAGTTGCTTTAGTAACTTCCATCATACTCCATCCGTTCCATTTTAATCCACATCCTAGAAAAAACCAGGCAAACTAGtactgcatttattagtactaagatatgtaaacaaccaatccaagctacattggaAGTAATAAGTATTGACATCCAATATAGAGAGAGCATGGCCGCTTCATTTTCTGTGTTTTGTTGACTAAAAGGTAGAATGTAGATTTATGGAACAAAAAATTGGTCTAGAATGTAGATTAaaacagaacggagggagtagaacttTAGAGCAGGAGGGATACAGATTGAATCCTTCACTCACACCAAAACACCGAGTAATTAGTCACTAACATATTGCCAATAATTATCTCCAAGGACCAAGCCATTGTGTTTATACTTTATACACAAACAAGCATAAGGAAATTGTTACTTACTGTTGCAATTGCAGCATGAGTTATGTGAAGGACATCGATAACAGTTAAAACGCTTCCATCTGGATGACAACACATTATTTTAATTTAATAGACTTCACAAAAAATTGAATTAGATCAAACAACATTGCTCGTTCATCCACGTACCGGTGTCTAGAACAGGCAGATGCAGAAACTTTCCATCATGCATTGTATGCAAGGCTTCAAGGATTGGAGTGTCAACCGTGGCACATTCTGGACTCTGAGTCATGACCTGTCAAAAGGAGTTTCAGACATGCTGGCATGACAGTTGAAGAGAACATACAGAAGAACATAACAAAGGTAGTTAAGAACATGAAAATAATCCATTTGGCTTTAAGTACCTTCTCAACTGTAGTAGACTCAGGGGGGAGATTCTGGGCTATAACACGCATCAATATATCTCTAGAGCTGATTGATGTAAAAAACAAAGTAGATTTCAGTTCAATGCTGGTTTAAAAATTACCAGTGATGTAATATTGAGGAAAATCACTCACGTCAGAATCCCCCCAGGCTTGTTTTCAATCGCAACAACTGCACAACTTACTTTCAGGTCAAGCATCTTTTTTGATGCTGTCAACACGGTGTCAGTTGGTGCAACAGTGGCCACTCTAAGAAATTGAGGTCAGCTAATAAGTTGTTCCGTAACAGTAAGTCAAATTCTTGAAATACTTAAGAAGGTATTTATTTTAAAATGATAGGATATTACCTACTTTGAATTCTCAGATATAATGGTGGACAGTGTTGGCTTAAACATCCGTTCTCGAAGAGTTTCAACAAACGTGTTGGGGCCTGCAAATAAAATGTAAAACGGCATTAAGAAGTCAAACGACAGAGCCAAATCCTCACATAAGACACAGTACTGTTTATCACACAAGCAGCAGGTAAAAGACTACAGACCAGAAACAGATGTCCCCCAATGCTTCTCTACACCCTCAACAGCAGCAGCAATTGCTTTTCCTTTCTCAGCTGCCCTTTCCATTCGTGCAATAGCGTCATATAGGCACTTGGCTATGTCCAGCAGTGCAATGACTTCACCATTCTCCACCACAGGTAAATGTCTGAACTTACCTGGAATCACGTCATAGTTTTTCAGGCAACATTACCAGAACCTGTAAGAAGGTAGCCAAATGATCGCGAGAAAGATTCACAAACCTTGTACCATCTTCTGCAATGCCTCAACCGCAAGAGTTTCTGCGAGAACAAAGAGAGGGTTTCTTGTCATGACCTTCGAAACTGGTGTCTCTTCTAGCTTCAGTTCACGAGCAATAACCCTTGTGGCTATGTCCTGGTACCAGCCAACAGAAGAGATAACATAGTTAGAAATGAGAGTCGACCTGCCAGCGCCTTGATCTGCTGAAGAGAAGAAAGATCTACCTCACCTTGTCAGTAAGGATCCCGCAGAGCAATGCATTGGAGTCCGTCAGCAACACGGCATCAACTCTGCGCGCGGCCATCCTCCGACAAGCCTCGTGTACAGATGTGTGATCCGGTATCGTCAGTGCCTTGGACAGTCTCAGTCTCTTGACGGTTCTCTCCCCAGTCAACGTCCTGAGGGAGGCAACATGTTCTAGTTACATTTCGGTTTTATGCACTTTTTGCATCGCAAACATTGACTATGTTACTGGATTCAAATTCCACAAGCATACATATGCCTACCATCAAATAGACGAATGCAATTTGCAAGTTGCCACTGACAGCTTTACCGGTCATGTTGCTGCAAAGACTGGAATTAACGTATCCTAGTATGCTTCAGGGACTCGTTGAAATCAAATCTCGCCTTGGCCTAAGGGACAAATATCTCGAAGGGCTAAGGGACAAATAACGCGTGACCAGAAAGCTATTCCATACAAATACGATATGCTTCCCCGTGTCTACACGGCAACGCGCCCCCAATCCAGAAGCGACGCTATCAATCGTGATGAAATGACTCGTAGCAACGAGCCAACAGGAGGACGGGGAGATAGTCACGTACGACGTGgtgcgggagatggtggcggagGCCCTCCTGGGAGCGGCGAGGTCGTATCCGTTCTCCGCGGTCGACGCCCTCCTCCTGGTGCCGGTGGCCGAGGACATGCTCCTCCGGGCGCCGTGCAGCCCTCCTCCCCCGCCCCCGAAGCCGTCCATCTCCAGCCGCCGCGGGAAAAGGGGGGCCGCTCTCCGAtcggcggccggcgacggcgctGATCCGCGGCGGCGAGTCGCGCCCCTCGATCCGCGAGCTCCGGATAGATTGGGGGAGGAGGAGACCGGAAAGGGAAGGCAAGCGAAGGCTGAGGCTGGATTGGTTCGACCAATTGGAATCTTCTCTTTTTTAAAGTCTGACGGAAAAGGAGGATTAATTTGGTGCTCCCATTTCTGCTGAAGCTGCTGCGTGCACCCGACGTATCCTACACTGGGGTGAGGCTCCCTCGTGCTTCACGTGCCTTCTGGCAAGTGGGGCCTTGGTAACCTCCTCCTCAGTATAAGAGCATCTCGAACTAAATTTTTCtgacggatttacgggttcgggccgctcAGAGCCCAAAAACATGGGTTGGCCAGTAAAATAAGTTCAGGGGTCTAAGAAAATCCCCGcacgccccgtattaaaagggttcacggaggggagttcggttcgcaaaccctactcccctgtcATTCCtctccctccaccgccgccactcgccagctccgacgagcaatccaccTCGCCCTAGCCACTGATCCGTAGCCCGCCGCCACGCGATGGCGTCCCGTGGAGGCTCAGACGGCCGTGCCGCGGGATTGGGCGGCGGTgactcgccgccgcgtccgcgtgtcttccgcaccgaggcggagcggcgcaAGTGAAAGAAGAGCGAGCGCGCGCGCAAGCGGAGCGCTCGCCGGTGGACCAACTGGGGGCTCACACCCCTAGGGAAGCTCGCGCGCTTCGCCAACGCCGGCGATGGCTCCTCCTCCGGTCAGTCTAGCCGCGCACCGCGGCTGCCCGTGGCGGAGAGCAGAAATGAGGACGACCTCATCCCCGCGCGGTCGCCGACCATCTCCAccggggactacgtccacggcaacgacgaggaggaggccgtcctcgcGCAGACGAAGGCGGTTagcgaggcggaggcgagggcgcgcttccgccgggaggaggccaACGCCGTCCTCCAGGTCAGGGAGTACGAGGCGGCCCaccgggaggcccgcgtccgccgcgtcaagctcgaaatagtcgagcttgacaaggACGACGCGTGAAGATCTTCCACGCCGTCGACGTTCTCtgccaccaccggcaccgccgcgtgCCATAGGTCATTAGGCCGCATTTTGCTTCTAGCTAGGTCGCGCTTGCCGGTGTAACTATCTATTAGCTTCAATTTCTCGAACTCTGTAAGTAtcgatgctcaatcggagcatctaCGTCATCtagaactatgatcatcgcctaaATTTACCCGCGTCATTTCGAATTTCGCTTTTCATTTCATTTTATAGTTTCTATTCTGCGCCACTACGAAATTGGACAGAACTTACGTTTTCGGTGCACTGAACTCGAATTTTTCGGTTCGCGTTTTTTCGgtctctactagagatgctctaataagggcatctccaatgcggcgacccatcccgcgcccgcgcgtccggatgggtccaaccggacaaaaacgcggcccagcgcgcggacccatcccaaaaATGGATGGCCGCGGTGTTCGGGACGAACCAAAGCCGGCCCAAACCTGggccgagtttgcgtggccgcggatgccgatcgcgtccgctcgcgtcctccccttgtccgcccctggcccgcctgtctgcctcccaaaacacacccactccactccactcccaaaacctagagatggccgacaaaGCTCCTGTCGGCGCCActgccaccatcggagacgaggcccagctcgcggccgttgccgctcctcccGTGGATGCGGCTCCTGAACTGGACGCTCCGATGGTCGTGGATCCCGggccggcgacgaagaaggcgaagcccgagctcaccgcggagcagaggaCGATCGAGAGCAAGAAGCGGGGCGACCGGCGCAGGGCGCACGAGCaacggaagaaggatgccgctgccgcggaggagcggctACGGGCGGCGGAGTAGCTCCTTCAACTCCAAACGCGGGCGAAGGCGAATGCCATGAAAGAGCATGCtatgctcttttacggccacgtAGCGCTCGCTCAGCACATGATCGTCCCGGGCACCGGCACGACctcgggggggagctcggcctcgtccgtgacccgaacccttcctccaaggtcaacagcCCCGCTGACTGCCCCGTTTGGGTACACGCCCGGCGCGCAGGAATTGGTGGCGCCGTCGGGGTGGTTGTAAGGGTATttaacccttatccattattttggtaacaatgacaccgtgctagagtatttggcctaatatgtttataaggataatctcaggtattaggcaaagaggcataaatggtgtatcaaaggaacaagaaggctaaaggagacccccacttcaacaacaatcgaaaaggggtctacggcagaaatccggtttgccgcccggtcagccggcccccaaccggccgatccggcgtgcggcccggtcaaccggtcgccaaccgggctccaaacgTGCACCTAACAgatccggtttgccgcccggtcggccggcctaccgaccggcgggctcggcgtgcggtccggtcgaccggtcgccaaccggaggagctcctggacgTCGCAAAGTGTCTCCGGTCTGGGTGCGGTCTGCcgtccggtctggaccggctggtccggtccctgccccggtctgaccggcctctgcaccggacaatccggtcagtggtccgattgaccgggtttgtcgggagaaaagctgaggtggcaagtgaccaacggccatatttcgaagaaaactataaatagcccttctcctacctctgaatagttaggcactacactacaagctgttcttgagctctctctctctctctcttactccattgctagaaacaccaaaagcctcagatctccctcctcctccacccaaactcaaatccctccggggaatcgttagaggaggacctgatctaccgttctaccaagccaaatctcattcccccttgtattcatcgagaaacttgcttcctagggttccttggaaaccctaggtgggcaagaggagtccggaagcatccgggctgtggatttgctccgggcaagattgtgaaggtttggaggctacctcaaagtctaccacaagtgagtgagctattccttcgtgggataggctccggagaatagggtgagccttcgtggcgtggggaatccttcgtgggacctccacccctccaaacgtgacgtaccttcttgcaaaggaagggaacacgggaatacatcctcgtctccgcgtgctatcggttatctctaaccgaactccttacttgtgatttagctgactgtgagagccttcgtgctcgagttagttgtatcctcatataggttgcttcacctagtttgcattaggctcacctttatattccgcaaagcctaatattgcaaagaaagaattaaaatctgtagaaacctattcaccacccccctctaggtttaccatctctatactttcaattggtatcgagctctggactcttattaagggcttcaccgccttaagagtgagatggataaactattcgagggtctagatgaagactctaacctttcggttaaagagatgaaatctagattcttcgcatatgatgccgagaagaagaaaaaggaggatgaactacaaagccaaatggcgagATGtacgccatgcttaagaacttgactagtgggccTCCTAGTACGGCTTCGGCCTCCCTAGGGAGCTATcgtgaagtcaaccatgactatcccaaaaacacttcacccatgcctcatataaaccatagtgggaatgttccccatttttatggaactcactttcctttttggaaatcttctatggaatctcatattcgcagctgcagtgtggagttatgggagattattgttcatggataccgggagccacaagatcccattcggttgacctccaccgaattctacaaccgtcaactcaatgcctccgcacgtgacaagattaggagtggcatcaacctcaagctccttgatcaagtcaatgacatagactccgctaaagagttgtgggatcgaatcatagtactccaagagggaaccgatttgatccaatcagctctttatgagaccgcaaagcaagaggcccatcAGTTCATGGATCcgagaaggagaatccgtggccgatgcttATGCAAGGCTAGGTGCTCTTAGagtgagggtcaagggacttggagttgagaagtacaatgacggcttcgagatgaatgaagaattcataaagtccaaggtcattg contains:
- the LOC124660903 gene encoding CBS domain-containing protein CBSCBSPB1-like, translating into MDGFGGGGGGLHGARRSMSSATGTRRRASTAENGYDLAAPRRASATISRTTSTLTGERTVKRLRLSKALTIPDHTSVHEACRRMAARRVDAVLLTDSNALLCGILTDKDIATRVIARELKLEETPVSKVMTRNPLFVLAETLAVEALQKMVQGKFRHLPVVENGEVIALLDIAKCLYDAIARMERAAEKGKAIAAAVEGVEKHWGTSVSGPNTFVETLRERMFKPTLSTIISENSKVATVAPTDTVLTASKKMLDLKVSCAVVAIENKPGGILTSRDILMRVIAQNLPPESTTVEKVMTQSPECATVDTPILEALHTMHDGKFLHLPVLDTDGSVLTVIDVLHITHAAIATVGNSAATGSEATSSMMQRFWDSAMSSGPLDDDDDSRSEGSTKVASEATDIGRSAFYPASGLSNTFGFKIQDKQGRMHRFNCDTSSLTDLITSILQRLGDDIDKLNLPQILYEDEDHDKVILSSDADLIAAVDHSRQIGWKSLRLHLDYSGIGRRKRGATSADFEYAGRDAWASAYSTVAAGAALVAGLGVMAYLKRAG